In Micropterus dolomieu isolate WLL.071019.BEF.003 ecotype Adirondacks linkage group LG01, ASM2129224v1, whole genome shotgun sequence, the sequence CCAATCAAACTGGAGAACACAAAGACGCCCGTGAAAAAGTTTGTCATCTGAAAGGTAATCTCAAAGACGGTATGGGGTTCGTTAAGACCCCCGATGTTGATCAGACTGCGGACTGCATGGTAGTAACAACGCAGGTACCTGTGGAGAGGGTGGGGGTTGTTAGAGGGGCTGTCACAAACTACGCTAATATGTCAGAAACTGTATTTTGGACAGACAGAataaataagtgtgtgtgtgtgtgtgtgtgtgtgtgtgtgtttaggaggGAGTGCGGCTGTCCAGAGTTCAGGGCACACTTTGAATCATTGTTATTTAACTTTTTGAAGTTTAATTCCCTTGATGTCttgctgcaaaatgttcaaaaatatcATCCTAAAAATGCCACCCAAGAACAGGTTGACCAaatcatcaaaaacaaaattataacaaTAGAGAAAAAATGAATAATAGAGGAAAGGGGAAAAGATGATTGAAAAAGGATTACTATTAAACTACCTGGCCAAGAATGATGGACATAAAGAATGCTCCAAAAAGGTAGTTTGTCATCTGAAAGATCTGTCCGAACATGGTGTCCGGAAACGGCAACTCGGCGATCATCAGCAGGGACTTCTCCGCATAGAAGAAGCAGCTGAGgtaactgcagcagcagcaaagatGGAACATACAAAACATGTTCACTGTGTGAGTGACTCTGTTTGAAATTGGAGTTCTGTTTCAGTGCGGCAGACATCGCAGTGACTCTAcaagctttgtgtgtgtatgtttgataTCCACACATTTTCCCATCAATACAGtcctatttgttttttataattacACAGAACTTCATTTAATAAATAGttaatacacacacaactgcttaAGACCATGTGACACACAGACCTACTGGTAATTACATTTtctctatattattatatatattattatattatatatataatatattgagCAGTGGATTGTTGACGAAGTCCTTCTCTGCGCTAAACTCAGTCAACTCTGAGACGACAATGATGCACAGTTTAACTAAACTCAGCaaaataccataaaactttattaaataGCACAGGCTTTTATTAGCTTAAATCACTGAATTCAGCCTGCCTGTATTTGGGTAAGGAGTCTATATGGTATAGGCCTTTAAATCCTTTAATAACACTTTGGTGCCCACTATTTCCATAAAGTGAACTAAATGATTGGATTATGGAgtatctaaccgatctaacgatgtgtcgcatttttattttattttatttaacctttatttaaccaggaagtcccttgagattgaaatctcttttccgaGGGAGACCTCGCCAAGACGCCACACCAGTTACAATTTAGCGTGTCCatatttacaaatgtttaaacattaatattggTTTGCAAAAACGAGGCCGCTTAGAATTAGCTCAAGCAGTTGACCTGGTTGGCTTCAAGAAGTTTTATACACCCAAAGagcttctataaaaaccagaccgggcttctaattgagacctgcatttatttgtcaaaacatgtgGCCACaacaggccagtaaaagggacaggagcctaattgggactaggcttttaattAAGGTTTTATGGTAAGTAAGATTATCTGGGAATACTTGAAGACGTACAATTACCAGTCTTTACAAGTGTGCACTTTACTAATGGTGTAATTACACCACACTTCACTAGTGTGTTGACATTCGTCTATCGAGCTTCCTGAGCAGATCTTAATGAGACAGAAGAATCAgttttcattttgacctgacTTGTTGACAGTTAGAATGTGGTAGCCAATGATTGGTGGTAGCCTGATTCTCAGATTTTAAAAGTGTGCAATATggatacaaaaaaacaaacctgaatGCCACATGCTTAAACACAAGCAGAAATATAAAATTTCTGTACTTACGCGCTGCCAAGACCAGAGTAGACCCATTTAGTTGTCCCGATGCCCTGGTATTCTGAGGCCACATAGTAGAAGCAGGCATTGAGGTGGAGCATGAAGAGAAGATAGCCGATAGTCCGAATCACTCTAACAGAAAACGAAAGACGTTAGCTCACTTCCCCTCATCTCATCGTTCGTCCGTGTTAAAGCCAGCAGTTGCTTTAAGGGGATACGACCATGTAGGCTGCCAAAGCAGAGGTGATACAAAAGGCTGCTCTCCAAGACAGTAACTGTAAAGTAACTTCCATACAGCTGAACTTAAACGCTGGCTCATTCTGccatttaaaaaggtttttacaGGTGAGTTCCTGTTTTTGCCTTGACCTGACCTTAGCATTTCAAGTCTTCAAGTTTTTAAAATGGCGCATGCAggatcacatttttttttaaaaaagcattatCCTAACTGCTCAATTAACTTCATGTGACATACCTCCAGATGTAAGCCTTGGCCATGATATTCTCGAGACGATCGCTGAACTCAAAAAACGTGTCTGCCTTGAGAATAAGCATATACATGTCAGCCAAGGCGGCCCACAGGAAGGAAACAAAGTCACTCTTAACTTTAGTATGTTTTCATCATCAGTTAGGTGACCTTCCCACAACAGATATTAAATTCACCTTCAGAAGACGGTTGGCTCTGAAGATGGATTTGAATCCAAACTGGAAGTACAGCAAGTCGAATGGCATGAGGGACAACAGGTCCATCTGTTGAGGAGAGACAGATTTTTGAGGTCACAGAGATGAGCTCCTTCAAATCCTTCAAAGAAGTTCAAAGAAGTCAAGCTACACTACCTtaaatctctctgtatctctgtaGTACTTCTTTGTCatcactctgtctttctgaaaggaagaaaagaacagtTCATTTGAGTTTTATCTGGGTCATTCTCAGCAAAGGGGTCCATTGAACTCCAAGACTCACTATGATGTCTCCTCCTTTGACAAACTGTTTGCGGGGCTGGAAGATGATGGAGTCTGTGAGGTAGATGAAGTCGGCCAGGGTGTCCAGGGCGAACCAGTAAGGGATGGCGCTCTCAGTGTGGTAAGGGAAACACAGGCGGGCCGTGATGAACCAGGTGTTGTAGTTGAAGGCCAGAGTCACAAAGCTCAGCCAGGCGATGTAGTGGCGGTCTGTAAAAGGGTCAATGGTCTTCCCTAGGACAGAGTCCATCAGGTTCTCAATCGGCTTCAGCACTACGTCCACCGAAAACCAGGCAGCTTCCATTAACTTTGACTTCATGTCCTTCTCcacctttttttcatttttacactctgctttctttttctcctcctcctctttcttcttctcctctgcctccttctttttcttctcctgctcctctttcttcttcttctcagcCGCCTCCTTCTTTATCCGCTCCTCCTCCGCTTGCGttttcctctcctctatgaCATTTGCGTAGTTTTCTTTGTGTAGCAGAGGTGCTGAATGGACAATATGAAGGCTGAGTGtgtgaaaaacatttgatgCGATTTCAATATTCATCATGTGTGGCCTGCGGCCCCAGTAAAGCTGACGACTATAATCACAAGTCACACATATTAAGCTTTTGTGCTTACGTAAAAGCACAGATGAAGTGAAGCTCCAACTCGTGTGTACGGATaaataattttgtgtttgtactcACTGACAGGAGGGCTGATCTCTGGGGATGAAGCATACTGATCAACCACTTTCTCCTTGTACTGCTGCACCCTCTCTCTCATCCGCTTGGCTAAAGCTCTGAGCTGCTCATCTGAATACTTGTTGATGACGattggtggaggtggaggtggggctGCTTCTTGTCTTAAGATGGAAAATACCATTAGAAATTGGATGCGGATGGC encodes:
- the LOC123979902 gene encoding cyclic nucleotide-gated cation channel beta-3-like; the encoded protein is MVFSILRQEAAPPPPPPIVINKYSDEQLRALAKRMRERVQQYKEKVVDQYASSPEISPPVKCKNEKKVEKDMKSKLMEAAWFSVDVVLKPIENLMDSVLGKTIDPFTDRHYIAWLSFVTLAFNYNTWFITARLCFPYHTESAIPYWFALDTLADFIYLTDSIIFQPRKQFVKGGDIIKDRVMTKKYYRDTERFKMDLLSLMPFDLLYFQFGFKSIFRANRLLKADTFFEFSDRLENIMAKAYIWRVIRTIGYLLFMLHLNACFYYVASEYQGIGTTKWVYSGLGSAYLRCYYHAVRSLINIGGLNEPHTVFEITFQMTNFFTGVFVFSSLIGQMRDVIGAATAGQTYYRSSMDNTVNYMVANHIPALVQNRVRTWYTYTWDAQGMLDESELLDKMPLVMRTAIAVDINLATFQKIDLFKGCDQQMLVDMLLGLKSIIYLPGDFVVKKGDIGKEMYIIKSGAVQVVGGPDNSIVFVTLKAGCVFGEISLLQSSKDGGNRRTANVKAYGFANLFVLEKKDLFDILVHYPESQKVLARKGRKLMKAKGPTAAKADEEKKKGLALFGPKPPTPKLLRAFGGTINKRITDRIKAATADH